The following proteins are co-located in the Acanthochromis polyacanthus isolate Apoly-LR-REF ecotype Palm Island chromosome 7, KAUST_Apoly_ChrSc, whole genome shotgun sequence genome:
- the LOC110972891 gene encoding immediate early response gene 5-like protein codes for MECAFDAQNLISISLRKIQSSRTQRGGIKLHKNLLVTYVLRNARQFYMSKNLSQAQRTHPYEDVAAVRERQEYLELTGSFTELADDFYCNFTGVESDTWHCGAHQPHGQPAEVAHQDASACAMVAPSDSDLMVSEACWSCADKSSWELPIPNTQANQKTVLDLDTHVVTTVTNGYFHSDCCAQPKQPQGAQCYAKKRKMDTSYHIVDPEFYLPDFGPVPCKRMRSEEDSHSDSEQLDSTNISNLISVLGSGGLSEFVSWQQTDLEQIFAAQTICLKHTLLTGSGWTRAIEAF; via the coding sequence ATGGAGTGTGCATTTGACGCACAGAATCTGATCTCCATTTCTTTGAGGAAAATCCAAAGCTCCAGGACGCAGAGAGGAGGCATCAAGCTCCACAAGAACTTACTGGTAACGTACGTACTGAGAAACGCCAGGCAGTTTTATATGAGCAAAAACTTGTCGCAGGCGCAGAGGACGCATCCGTATGAGGATGTAGCGGCGGTCCGCGAGAGGCAAGAATACCTTGAATTGACTGGGAGCTTTACGGAGTTGGCTGATGACTTCTACTGCAACTTTACTGGGGTTGAGTCGGACACTTGGCACTGCGGAGCGCACCAGCCCCACGGCCAGCCTGCAGAGGTGGCGCACCAAGACGCATCTGCCTGCGCAATGGTCGCACCAAGTGACTCTGACCTCATGGTTTCGGAAGCCTGTTGGAGCTGCGCGGACAAATCCTCCTGGGAGTTACCTATCCCGAACACGCAAGCCAACCAAAAGACTGTCCTGGACTTGGACACCCATGTGGTGACAACTGTCACGAACGGATACTTCCACTCAGACTGTTGCGCGCAGCCAAAACAGCCGCAGGGCGCGCAGTGCTACGCAAAGAAGCGAAAGATGGACACAAGTTATCATATTGTTGATCCAGAGTTTTATTTGCCAGACTTTGGGCCGGTGCCATGCAAAAGGATGAGGAGTGAGGAGGATTCACATTCAGACTCGGAGCAGTTGGACAGCACAAACATCTCCAACCTGATCTCAGTGTTGGGTTCAGGTGGACTATCTGAGTTTGTGAGTTGGCAGCAGACGGACCTTGAGCAAATATTCGCCGCTCAGACAATTTGTTTAAAACATACACTGTTAACAGGCAGCGGCTGGACCAGAGCAATCGAAGCATtttga